A genomic window from Trueperella bialowiezensis includes:
- a CDS encoding DUF2800 domain-containing protein, which produces MPDQHALLSASGAHRWLACPPSARLESDLPGTTSDAAEQGTAAHALAEWKLRRALHDGPTIKPVSEWIDTEMEAFTDDYVSFVQERLRHARETCGDPTVLIEQRLDFSHVVPRGFGTGDAVIIAEPTLEVIDFKYGQGVLVEAENNPQLMLYALGALQAFGALYDISQVAVTIYQPRRASISTWTLSVTDLEVWAEQVVKPTASLAAVGEGEFTSGEWCRFCKLAPTCRARAEANLAIAKHEFAAPAELSDVEIADVLAKVPQLKAWAADVEAHALSLAINQGKHWPGFKLVEGRSNRKYTSEQAVAQVAEAAGVTDIWERKLKTITALEKQLGKQRFGELFGDVVVKPAGKPTLVPDSDKRPALTTRDAVTEFTQTK; this is translated from the coding sequence ATGCCTGACCAACACGCGCTGTTAAGTGCTTCTGGGGCACACCGCTGGTTGGCGTGTCCGCCGTCGGCCCGGCTGGAATCAGACCTGCCTGGGACGACATCGGATGCTGCCGAGCAGGGCACGGCCGCTCACGCCCTAGCGGAGTGGAAACTACGCCGTGCCCTGCATGATGGGCCCACTATCAAACCTGTCTCCGAGTGGATCGACACGGAGATGGAAGCGTTCACGGATGATTACGTGAGCTTCGTTCAAGAACGGCTCCGTCATGCCCGTGAAACGTGTGGGGATCCCACCGTGTTGATCGAGCAGCGGCTGGATTTCTCTCACGTGGTGCCGCGTGGTTTTGGTACCGGGGATGCGGTGATTATCGCCGAACCCACGCTCGAAGTCATTGATTTCAAATATGGACAGGGCGTGCTCGTTGAGGCAGAAAACAATCCGCAGTTGATGTTGTACGCACTCGGAGCGCTGCAAGCTTTCGGTGCCTTGTACGACATCAGTCAGGTCGCGGTGACGATTTATCAGCCTCGGCGAGCCAGCATCTCCACCTGGACGCTCTCTGTCACGGATCTGGAGGTGTGGGCGGAACAGGTAGTTAAACCAACCGCCAGCCTCGCTGCTGTAGGAGAGGGCGAGTTTACCTCGGGTGAATGGTGCCGGTTTTGCAAGCTCGCACCAACCTGCCGCGCACGTGCGGAGGCCAACCTCGCCATCGCCAAGCATGAGTTTGCTGCGCCAGCAGAACTTTCTGATGTGGAAATCGCTGACGTGCTCGCGAAAGTGCCGCAGCTCAAAGCCTGGGCTGCTGACGTGGAAGCCCACGCCCTCTCCCTCGCAATCAATCAAGGCAAACACTGGCCAGGTTTCAAGCTCGTAGAAGGCCGGTCGAACCGGAAATACACCAGCGAGCAAGCAGTTGCTCAAGTGGCTGAGGCTGCCGGTGTCACTGACATCTGGGAGCGGAAGCTGAAAACCATTACCGCACTGGAAAAACAGCTAGGTAAACAGCGCTTTGGCGAACTCTTTGGGGACGTGGTGGTCAAACCAGCAGGTAAACCCACCCTCGTCCCTGACTCAGATAAACGACCCGCCCTCACCACGAGGGACGCGGTCACCGAATTTACACAAACCAAGTAA
- a CDS encoding DUF2815 family protein, which yields MSTTNPTRVVTGEVRLSYANIFEAKSIQGGKPKYSVSLIIPKHDTDTLAKIERAVDAAIEAGIGKFGGKRPNKAALKLPLRDGDVERDDEAYANAMFVNANSITPPQVVDTDLQPILDPTEVYSGCYARVSISFYAFNTNGNKGIACGLGNIQKLRDGEPLGGNRVSAEDDFGAFAATDDFLS from the coding sequence ATGTCTACAACAAATCCGACCCGCGTGGTCACCGGCGAAGTACGCCTGTCATACGCGAACATTTTCGAAGCGAAATCGATCCAAGGTGGTAAGCCGAAGTATTCGGTGTCGCTGATCATCCCGAAACACGATACCGACACGTTAGCCAAGATCGAGCGCGCCGTCGACGCGGCAATCGAAGCGGGCATCGGCAAGTTCGGTGGCAAACGACCCAACAAAGCAGCTTTGAAGCTGCCGCTGCGTGATGGTGATGTCGAGCGTGATGACGAGGCCTATGCGAACGCTATGTTCGTCAACGCCAACTCCATCACCCCACCGCAGGTCGTCGACACCGACTTGCAACCGATTCTGGATCCGACCGAGGTGTACTCCGGCTGCTATGCGCGGGTCAGTATCAGCTTCTATGCGTTCAACACCAACGGCAACAAGGGAATCGCCTGCGGACTGGGCAATATCCAGAAACTCCGTGACGGTGAACCCCTTGGTGGTAACCGCGTCTCCGCTGAAGACGACTTCGGTGCCTTCGCTGCCACAGACGATTTTCTGAGCTAG
- a CDS encoding sigma-70 family RNA polymerase sigma factor has translation MPSKRGYAWLELPDLPDDEVRKQILNPDFLPEWKVAWLAAEYEQFRAQENARKRKDTSYSDWPVEPWDNAEVEAHGTSLPEVYALQQAEQAEAEKVVAQILLPLTDQQKKYLTLSLGDGLSYADIARQENPDASQSEINKLADGVRQCVNRAKKAIHKQHGSTRPDSTSVEDV, from the coding sequence GTGCCATCTAAGCGCGGTTATGCATGGCTCGAACTGCCTGATCTACCTGATGATGAGGTCCGCAAGCAGATTCTTAATCCTGATTTTCTACCGGAGTGGAAGGTCGCATGGCTTGCTGCCGAATATGAGCAGTTCCGTGCGCAGGAGAATGCCCGTAAACGTAAGGATACGTCGTATTCGGATTGGCCGGTCGAGCCATGGGATAACGCGGAAGTTGAAGCACACGGCACGTCTTTGCCTGAGGTGTATGCGCTCCAGCAAGCCGAGCAGGCAGAGGCCGAAAAGGTCGTCGCTCAGATACTTCTCCCTCTAACCGACCAGCAGAAGAAGTATTTGACCTTGTCTTTGGGTGACGGTCTTTCGTATGCCGACATCGCCCGGCAAGAGAACCCGGATGCAAGTCAGTCGGAGATAAACAAGTTGGCTGACGGGGTTCGCCAGTGCGTTAACCGTGCCAAAAAAGCAATTCACAAACAGCACGGCTCAACCCGTCCGGATTCCACCTCTGTCGAGGACGTATAA